In a genomic window of Erigeron canadensis isolate Cc75 chromosome 5, C_canadensis_v1, whole genome shotgun sequence:
- the LOC122602389 gene encoding pentatricopeptide repeat-containing protein At1g63330-like isoform X1, whose translation MAARSRIQALLKSANRFLVPANSRLSSPLKSLFASSSRSLYYRHRRSRCMDLEFLSDAYYAFYNLLEFDAYYAFPYSLPPRGPPPSVVEFNNLLDIVTKLKYYSHVFEMFHRMCDHRFPVDEHTISILTKCYSGVYETENVFILLGFCLRRDIQLSLATYNTILSEFIKGDATHKAEKLFKKFIKNKFLEPNKSTYNTMIRGLCKIGNHFKAIALLRLMDGRGFNNNLVAYNTIIDSLCKDMMIDDAFRLFDEMKFRRGIRPNVFTYNSLLYALSMSGRWKTVCRILKEMHDEEITIHWTTFNLLIKALCKQGKMEEAEIVDFMMVYIVDRGCCRNVETYTSLVDGYCLNGELNRAMSTLESMERDQLYPTLHIYNRLLDSGSNLDDMNFWSYKRDLDSMYARAGLKIRENSVTHYIWDRERMEKPSDKMKLLMQDQKYSVYILSLMDHCGKYEVDAALDLFYYMNGKELNLNVDVYNILIDVSRICGRFDISRSLFHDLIVKGLEPNLDTYMLMIRGFCEQGLLKDAKKLFLKMEKCGLQPKSSINDDDIIQEYTGTKPIDHMTKLFIEMKRRGYSKRVDNCCKFVASFSSTSPSASKNLYDTHVGI comes from the coding sequence ATGGCGGCTAGAAGCAGAATTCAGGCGTTGCTCAAATCCGCCAACCGTTTCCTTGTTCCGGCAAATTCCAGGTTAAGTAGTCCTCTCAAATCACTTTTTGCTTCATCATCCCGTAGTCTCTATTATCGCCATCGCCGGTCTAGATGTATGGATCTTGAATTCCTTAGTGATGCCTACTACGCCTTTTATAACTTGTTAGAATTTGATGCCTACTACGCCTTTCCATACTCCTTACCGCCCCGAGGGCCTCCCCCATCCGTTGTAGAGTTTAATAACTTGTTGGATATTGTTACCAAGTTGAAATACTATTCTCATGTCTTTGAGATGTTCCATCGAATGTGTGACCATCGTTTTCCTGTTGACGAGCACACCATAAGTATCCTCACCAAATGCTATTCTGGAGTGTATGAAACTGAAAATGTTTTCATTCTTTTAGGCTTTTGCTTGAGGCGAGATATTCAACTTTCTCTCGCTACTTATAATACAATATTAAGTGAATTCATCAAAGGAGATGCCACTCATAAGGCAGAAAAGTTATTCAAAAAgttcatcaaaaacaaattcCTTGAACCCAATAAATCAACATACAACACGATGATTAGGGGTCTTTGCAAGATCGGAAATCACTTTAAAGCCATTGCTTTGCTTAGGCTAATGGATGGAAGaggttttaataataatttggtTGCGTATAACACCATCATTGATAGTCTGTGCAAAGACATGATGATAGATGATGCTTTCAGACTCTTTGACGAAATGAAATTTCGCAGAGGGATCCGTCCTAATGTCTTCACATACAACTCTTTGCTTTATGCCCTTTCCATGTCTGGTCGTTGGAAGACCGTCTGTCGGATTCTAAAGGAAATGCACGATGAAGAGATCACCATACATTGGACAACctttaatcttttaattaaaGCACTCTGCAAACAGGGCAAGATGGAAGAAGCAGAGATTGTTGACTTCATGATGGTTTATATTGTTGATCGGGGATGTTGTCGTAACGTAGAGACATACACTTCACTTGTTGATGGTTATTGTTTGAACGGCGAGTTGAACAGGGCAATGTCAACTCTGGAATCCATGGAGCGTGACCAACTCTATCCTACTCTTCATATTTATAACAGGTTACTGGATAGCGGTAGCAATCTAGATGATATGAACTTCTGGTCCTATAAGCGTGACCTTGATTCTATGTATGCTAGGGCAGGTTTGAAAATCAGAGAAAACAGTGTCACCCATTACATCTGGGATAGGGAACGAATGGAAAAACCTTCTGATAAGATGAAACTGCTGATGCAGGATCAAAAGTATTCCGTTTACATATTATCTTTAATGGATCATTGCGGCAAGTATGAAGTGGACGCTGCACTCGATCTGTTCTACTATATGAATGGCAAAGAACTAAATCTAAACGTTGACGTGTACAATATCCTCATTGATGTTTCAAGAATATGTGGGAGGTTTGATATTTCAAGGAGTCTTTTCCATGACCTCATTGTTAAAGGTTTGGAACCTAATCTAGATACATACATGTTGATGATTCGAGGTTTTTGTGAGCAAGGTCTACTTAAAGACGCAAAAAAACTGTTTCTTAAAATGGAAAAGTGTGGTTTGCAGCCAAAGAGTAGCATCAATGATGATGATATTATCCAAGAATATACCGGAACCAAGCCCATTGATCACATGACAAAGCTATTCATTGAAATGAAGAGAAGAGGATATAGTAAGAGAGTTGACAATTGCTGCAAATTTGTCGCCAG
- the LOC122600788 gene encoding putative pre-16S rRNA nuclease, which produces MAEEVSQLLGHYSIAGFAFGWPTLHGKPTSAMVHVKSFIEELSQKENVCQLPYTTWDESYSSKNVELLVKGLDFPSHVDKAIRDQFAAVRILQDYLDAMNVDEHGLPIIRDGESDCSSKESRE; this is translated from the exons ATGGCCGAGGAAGTCAGCCAACTC CTAGGACATTATTCTATCGCTGGATTTGCCTTCGGGTGGCCAACACTTCATGGAAAACCTACATCCGCG ATGGTCCATGTGAAGTCATTTATTGAGGAGCTCTCCCAAAAAGAAAACGTGTGTCAACTGCCTTACACGACTTGGGATGAGTCATATTCCTCAAAG AATGTTGAGCTCTTGGTCAAAGGGCTGGATTTCCCTTCTCATGTTGACAAAGCTATTAGAGATCAGTTTGCAGCAGTTAGGATACTGCAG GACTATCTCGATGCAATGAATGTTGACGAGCATGGTCTCCCGATCATACGTGACGGCGAGTCGGATTGCAGCTCCAAG GAATCAAGAGAATAA
- the LOC122602389 gene encoding pentatricopeptide repeat-containing protein At1g63330-like isoform X2 has product MAARSRIQALLKSANRFLVPANSRLSSPLKSLFASSSRSLYYRHRRSRCMDLEFLSDAYYAFYNLLEFDAYYAFPYSLPPRGPPPSVVEFNNLLDIVTKLKYYSHVFEMFHRMCDHRFPVDEHTISILTKCYSGVYETENVFILLGFCLRRDIQLSLATYNTILSEFIKGDATHKAEKLFKKFIKNKFLEPNKSTYNTMIRGLCKIGNHFKAIALLRLMDGRGFNNNLVAYNTIIDSLCKDMMIDDAFRLFDEMKFRRGIRPNVFTYNSLLYALSMSGRWKTVCRILKEMHDEEITIHWTTFNLLIKALCKQGKMEEAEIVDFMMVYIVDRGCCRNVETYTSLVDGYCLNGELNRAMSTLESMERDQLYPTLHIYNRLLDSGSNLDDMNFWSYKRDLDSMYARAGLKIRENSVTHYIWDRERMEKPSDKMKLLMQDQKYSVYILSLMDHCGKYEVDAALDLFYYMNGKELNLNVDVYNILIDVSRICGRFDISRSLFHDLIVKGLEPNLDTYMLMIRGFCEQGLLKDAKKLFLKMEKCGLQPKSSINDDDIIQEYTGTKPIDHMTKLFIEMKRRGYSKRVDNCCKFVAR; this is encoded by the coding sequence ATGGCGGCTAGAAGCAGAATTCAGGCGTTGCTCAAATCCGCCAACCGTTTCCTTGTTCCGGCAAATTCCAGGTTAAGTAGTCCTCTCAAATCACTTTTTGCTTCATCATCCCGTAGTCTCTATTATCGCCATCGCCGGTCTAGATGTATGGATCTTGAATTCCTTAGTGATGCCTACTACGCCTTTTATAACTTGTTAGAATTTGATGCCTACTACGCCTTTCCATACTCCTTACCGCCCCGAGGGCCTCCCCCATCCGTTGTAGAGTTTAATAACTTGTTGGATATTGTTACCAAGTTGAAATACTATTCTCATGTCTTTGAGATGTTCCATCGAATGTGTGACCATCGTTTTCCTGTTGACGAGCACACCATAAGTATCCTCACCAAATGCTATTCTGGAGTGTATGAAACTGAAAATGTTTTCATTCTTTTAGGCTTTTGCTTGAGGCGAGATATTCAACTTTCTCTCGCTACTTATAATACAATATTAAGTGAATTCATCAAAGGAGATGCCACTCATAAGGCAGAAAAGTTATTCAAAAAgttcatcaaaaacaaattcCTTGAACCCAATAAATCAACATACAACACGATGATTAGGGGTCTTTGCAAGATCGGAAATCACTTTAAAGCCATTGCTTTGCTTAGGCTAATGGATGGAAGaggttttaataataatttggtTGCGTATAACACCATCATTGATAGTCTGTGCAAAGACATGATGATAGATGATGCTTTCAGACTCTTTGACGAAATGAAATTTCGCAGAGGGATCCGTCCTAATGTCTTCACATACAACTCTTTGCTTTATGCCCTTTCCATGTCTGGTCGTTGGAAGACCGTCTGTCGGATTCTAAAGGAAATGCACGATGAAGAGATCACCATACATTGGACAACctttaatcttttaattaaaGCACTCTGCAAACAGGGCAAGATGGAAGAAGCAGAGATTGTTGACTTCATGATGGTTTATATTGTTGATCGGGGATGTTGTCGTAACGTAGAGACATACACTTCACTTGTTGATGGTTATTGTTTGAACGGCGAGTTGAACAGGGCAATGTCAACTCTGGAATCCATGGAGCGTGACCAACTCTATCCTACTCTTCATATTTATAACAGGTTACTGGATAGCGGTAGCAATCTAGATGATATGAACTTCTGGTCCTATAAGCGTGACCTTGATTCTATGTATGCTAGGGCAGGTTTGAAAATCAGAGAAAACAGTGTCACCCATTACATCTGGGATAGGGAACGAATGGAAAAACCTTCTGATAAGATGAAACTGCTGATGCAGGATCAAAAGTATTCCGTTTACATATTATCTTTAATGGATCATTGCGGCAAGTATGAAGTGGACGCTGCACTCGATCTGTTCTACTATATGAATGGCAAAGAACTAAATCTAAACGTTGACGTGTACAATATCCTCATTGATGTTTCAAGAATATGTGGGAGGTTTGATATTTCAAGGAGTCTTTTCCATGACCTCATTGTTAAAGGTTTGGAACCTAATCTAGATACATACATGTTGATGATTCGAGGTTTTTGTGAGCAAGGTCTACTTAAAGACGCAAAAAAACTGTTTCTTAAAATGGAAAAGTGTGGTTTGCAGCCAAAGAGTAGCATCAATGATGATGATATTATCCAAGAATATACCGGAACCAAGCCCATTGATCACATGACAAAGCTATTCATTGAAATGAAGAGAAGAGGATATAGTAAGAGAGTTGACAATTGCTGCAAATTTGTCGCCAG
- the LOC122600787 gene encoding pentatricopeptide repeat-containing protein At1g63330-like, translated as MEEEVTELLGLGMPASLMIDDPFRVFEEMKFHRNMPPNVFTYNSLLYALSMSGRWNEVCRILKEMHDQKIIIRRRTFNILINALCKQGKMKEAETADFIMVHILEYGYRDINAYTSLIEGYCLNGELNRAMSTLESMEKPHFPKVKPTLHIYNILLDRFFSLDDTNFWSYKRDLDSMYARAGWEIEENSVTRYIWYRERMGKPSDEKYSVYMLCLMDHCDKYEVDAALNLFYFMDGKELNSNIDV; from the coding sequence ATGGAAGAAGAGGTTACAGAGCTCCTTGGTCTGGGTATGCCCGCATCATTGATGATAGATGATCCTTTCAGAGTCTTTGAAGAAATGAAATTTCACAGAAATATGCCTCCTAATGTCTTCACATACAACTCTTTGCTTTATGCCCTTTCCATGTCAGGTCGTTGGAACGAGGTCTGTCGGATTCTAAAAGAAATGCACGATCAAAAGATCATTATACGTAGGAGaacctttaatatattaattaacgcACTCTGCAAACAGGGTAAGATGAAAGAAGCAGAGACTGCTGACTTCATAATGGTTCATATTCTTGAGTACGGTTATCGTGACATAAACGCATACACTTCACTTATTGAAGGTTATTGTTTGAACGGTGAACTGAATAGAGCAATGTCAACTCTGGAATCCATGGAGAAGCCTCATTTTCCCAAAGTCAAACCTACTCTTcatatttataacattttattgGATAGGTTTTTCAGCTTAGATGACACGAATTTCTGGTCTTATAAGCGTGACCTTGATTCCATGTATGCTAGGGCAGGTTGGGAAATCGAAGAAAACAGTGTCACTCGTTACATCTGGTATAGAGAACGAATGGGAAAACCTTCTGATGAAAAATATTCCGTTTACATGTTATGTTTGATGGATCATTGCGACAAGTATGAAGTGGATGCTGCATTGAATTTGTTCTACTTTATGGATGGCAAAGAACTAAACTCAAACATTGACGTGTAG